GGGCCAACTGCGGTGCCTCGGCCATCTACATGTATGGAGGCATCCCAGGCGTCGTCGCGCTGGCACGCTATGCCAAGGAATTCGGCGACATCGATGACCCAGACGCGCTCGACTACGAGAGCTATTCTCCAAGGATCCCGGTGGGGTCTATAGGTGTGATGCGCAACGAGCATGGGCACGTGCTGTGCAAAGTCACCAAAATCGAACCACCGCCCGAGTACGGAGGCACCGGGCATGTCTCCGTCTCTATCAAGTGGGAAATTCGGCTGGCCGAAGCCGATCCGACTAAGTGACCGCTGCCCAACTCCTAAGAGAACGCCGTCTACTCCGCCTCAGATGTCGGAGTGGCAGCTTCATCGGGGAGCCGGAGATCGCCGAAGACCAGCAAGGGCTCCTTCGCGGTGCGCCACGGTATCCACCACTCGGACGTGTTGATCGGATGATCGTCGGGTATATCGGGACTGTGCTCAAGGATGCCAGCGAGGCGTAGCAGAGCCCGGCACCAATCGATCAACTCCTTCAGTTCCGCGAGCGTCTCGCGCAGTTCCTTCTCGGTGATGCTGTCTTCATGGCGGTGCTGCTGTGCCCACTCGTCGTCGCGCCACTGCAACCCGAGTGATGGCCCTTGCGCTTTGTACGAATCTCCCGCCTGGCCAAGGCGTGTGAAGTACAGCACTCGATCCGGCGGCTCTTCACCGACGATCGCGCTGACGTAAAAGAAGTGTGCGAACTTCTGGCGGACCTGGTCGCAGTGGTGCACCTTTGACGCGAATCGATCATGCGGCCAACGAAGCCGGGACTTCTTCGCCAGCTTGTTCATGGCCGCTGGGAGATTCTCAGAGCCGAGCGGTGCGGCCTCCGGCCCGGCCTCCACAAACCTGCACATGTTGACCGCGGCCTTCAACTGCTCCCAGCCGCCAATAATTTTCAGCACCAACGCCTCGATATTGGTCGGGGGGTTGAAAGCCTGCTCTTGCTTGTAACGGGCGTTCGCCAGTGCCTCGCTGTTCGTCAGTCGCTTTAGGGGCGACGACTCCGAGTCCGCATCATTGGCGGTCATTCGTAGCACGATAGTGCTCCGGTGCGAGCTCGTGTGTGCATTCGGAAAGCCTCGACCGCACATCCACTTCGCAGCCCCGATCAGGTCTGGGCGGGGGTAGATCTTCCAATGGCACGCGCCGCCTCTTCCCGGGCTCGAATGTCTGTTCGCCAAGTTGCCGCCAAGTTGCCAAGACGGGCACATACGGCGCTGCACTGGGGCCTACGCAGTTGACACCGTCTGCGGACCTATCTGCACGTATGCGACAGGCTCGAACACAGGTGCATATTCTCCGGCTCCTTTACACACCAGCGGTCGGGGGTTCGAAACCCTCCGCGCCCACCAACAAGTGCGGGTAGAAGGGATTTTTGTCCTTGGTGGCTGCCTGTGGTTGACCCATCGTTGACCCATTTCTTTCTGTCCACGGTCTCCATGGCGTCTATGGAGTCCGTGTAGTCACTCTGGTACCAGCGACTGTTGGACAAAGCGAGATTTAGTCCGCACGGCCTGGAGCGCGACCTTCCTGTGTGCTGGATTTCCTTTTCTTGCTTCTGTAGCAAACTATGCTCTATTGTCTGGATTTGGCGGCAGGTGTTCATTGCCTGCATGCGACAGGTATAGGCCTGTCGCTTCGGGTAGATCAGCGTGGACGTGACGTTTCCGAGTGGGGACGCGCCAGGTGGCCGGCTCGGCGCCAGGGCGGTGACCCGACGAGATTCGGCTTACGGCCTTGCTCTACTTAGGATTTCATCCTTGCCTGGACCACGAGTGCCCTGCGTTTCGGAGGTCACCGTTGGAGGTCGAACTCGTGACCGCTCGACCTCGGTTAGGTGTTCGATATCTCGCTTGGGTCGCGAAGCGGTCGTGGAACTCCCTAACGTGGAACCGTCGTTGGAGGTGCTTGCTTCTAATCGCCGCGCAGTTCTAGCTGAAGCTTACGATGAGATTCGGCTTGGTCGTGGTGAATTCATCTCTGACCGTGACCCCGAAATATACGGTCAAGAAATCTGGTTCGAGGCCACGCTGCCTGCGGGTGGTCGTGTTGCGATAATCCAGAGCGAGATTCTGGTTACTTTTCCAGAATTCAAACCACGTGTCTTAAGTTTCCTTTTGACGGCACCAAAGCCTGTATTTGAAGATTGTGCACTGGATTTCAGAAAGCTGTTCGATTCGATCCTCGTGAAAGAAAGCGAGTAGGCGATAATGCAATACAGACCGGCATCGGTGGCTCTTATCTTGACCCTCCTTGTGGTGCCAGGGTGTTCAGTCAAGTCGACGTGGCATGCCGGAACGGCAACGTCCGAAACGCCACCGACCTCATCCGTAAGGCAGATTCCGAAAGAACAGGCCGGAAAGATCGCGGCTCAGCGCCTTGAGGCTCAATTTGGTGGCAAGGTGGAATCAGTTGTATGCGAAGGGCCTCTTGATGCGACCGTTGGCGCTACCCAACGATGCGTGATGAGCGAGGGCGGACAGAAAGCGGTCCTGACCCTCACTGTCACAAAGATTGAGGGAGATAAGGTCGACTTCCGTATAAAGGTCGATGACCACCCACTCCCGGAGTAATCGCGAATTCTGACTACTTAAAGGTCTGCACGACATCTAACTACCAATGATGGAAGCCGTAGTCGGTTGGTGAGGCATCCGTGCGGGGCAAGACTTACGGCAGTCCAGTCGCGTCAGAATAGGGTTGCTTGCTGACTCGGTCCCACGCCAGCAATCCAACAAGTACCAGCCAGCAGGCCACCGCGCTGAAGGCGAGCACCTTCTCTAATTCCAGGCTGATACCGAGCAATTCGGGACTCCATCCGAGGATATTGATCAGAATGGATTCTTCGCGGCTTTGGTCATCGACATCGACGATCACAACACCGAGTATCAGCATGATCAGCCAAAACGTTGCCTGGGCGATTGCCTGGGCGGAGGAAAGCCGCACCGGTCTTCCGGGCTGCGAGAACGCCAGGGCTGTCGAGGCAATCAACGCTACGACGAGAACTGGGACGATGAACACCAGCATGAGTAGCGAGATCCAGCCCAGCGTTGCGCCGAACAGGCCACGGCCCACCCACACCCACAGCGCCGCCACTACATTGAACGGGATCATCACATCGAACACTGCGCGGCGGAATTTGATCATCTAGCAAACATTAACATCAGGGCAAGCAGCCAAGGGAGTCTCCTGCGCCAGCCACCACCACGACCATCAGCGACCCAGTGACCTTGATGACCTAGCCGGGGCTCGCGGGGTGCTCGTTCCTCATGTCGGCCGCGCGTGGGCTCCGGCTGAGACCCGTATGCGCCGCACGCCCACCGGTGACCAGGTGACGATCGTTGGAGCCACGCTTCCCGTCGCCACCGACGACATACCCGCTATCGCGGCCGGACTGCTGGCCGCCCGCGCGTTCTGCGCATCCCACAAGCTGGGCTGAGCGCGCCGGCGGTAGGCTGATCGATGGCTGCAATCCCGGTGCTGCAAAGACGGGCGATCCGGGTAGGGGATACCGGGAGTTTCTTCTGCTCGCGCCCGTACCAAACATCTAGCCGTTCACCGCGGTCCTTGGCGATGTCCGCGTTCCGGATCTCGCGCAGCAGTTCGCCGCGCACTATAACGCCAAGCACTGACCGTGGACCCGGAATTTCGGCCGCGTTCAGCCGCCCCCACCGCCGTCGCACCCGCCTCCACTATCACTGAATCCGCCGCTATCGCAGAATCCACCACCGCCACTGTGGTCTGAACCGAATCCGCCGAAGTAGCCGAATGATCCCGTGTCGGTCCCGGATCCTGGGCCATATCTGGGCGTATTGCCTGAAGGGTCACGGCGTCGCCGTGCAGGGGCCCGCGGCCTGGGGCTCTCAGATCGTGACGCTGTAGGTTGGTGCGGCTTACTGGCTTCTGGCGTGCGACGGGCATCCCTGTGGCCCGCTTTGCGGGCCAACTGCCAGCCGAAGCATCCGAGTAACACTGCTATCAGTGCTAGCGCCATCAGTGCAATCCCCACAGAAGCTCCTCCCTGAGCCTGGCCGCCACTTTGCTGAACGTCTCTTCATATTGCGTTGGTTAGTGCGTGAGTGCCAGGCGGGCAACATCTGCGTGAGCACTAGAGCTTGCCACTGAGATAGGGGATCTTGTGACCCCCAGCCCGTCGAACACGCAGTCCGTGAGATCGCCAGAAGCCACGCCTTCGGCGATGAGCCAGCGACGAACCGATTTGGCCAGCGCCGAAGCTTCTTCGGCCGTCGTATCAAGGTCGCCGATCTTCTGGAAGCAGTCGCCCATGGGCAAACGCTATCGAGTGCCGTACCTGCTCGGGGCGGAGAGGGCCAATGCCTAGAGCTTCGCGGCCGTGCCCAGTGTCCGGATGCCCTAACCTGATCCGCTTCACCCGCTACTGCCCTGAGCACACGCAGGCATGGAGCGGTCCACGCACAGCTTCCAGTCGGGTCACTAGTCAACGCCGATGGCGAGAGCTGGTCCCGAAGATCCTGGACCGAGACCGCTACCTCTGCCGGATCCAGTACGAGGGCATCTGCACGGGCCGCGCCACCGTGGTGGACAAGGAGCAGCCCGCGTCGCGCCTGCCAGATCTGGCGTTCGATTGGGACAACCTGCGCGCTGCCTGCGAGCTCTGCAATGACCACAAAGCCAGGACCGAGGACCGCGGGTAATGCTGCGGGTGGACTCACACCGACTGGCTGTGACCTACTTGCGGCGCAGCGTCCAGTCTTCTCGCATCTCGCGATTGAAGCGCCATCCGATCCCATCGAACGGATTCCACGATCTGCTGCCCACTACCCGATGACGGTAATAGGCAGGGCCAGCAAGGATCATGTACACCACACCGTTGGTGCTAAACCCACCAAAACCCAGCCCCGGGAACGCCAGGTACACGGCGCCCCCCAGGAGCAAGCCAAACAGCATCACTGTTATTGCCTTGCGCCACATGCCTTTGACAACGAAGTAGATGGGTCCAAAGAACAAGGCCGGCAGGTTGAAATAGGAACGCATTCTGACCGCGAAAGGCCGCGCTTTCGCTGCGGCAACTGCCTGCGGCGTGAATCTCGTGCCGTAGCGGTCATAAAAGTCGAACTTGAGCCGCCAGTATGCCGACAAGTCGCTGCGATCGTCCGTCACGGTCAGCAATCTAGCAAACTTCCAGGTTGATGCGATCGACACTGGCAGCCATGCTGACGTTATGGCGCAAGGCATTGTGAAGTTCTTCAAGTCTGAGAGGAGCTGGGCTGCGATCACGTCGCTTGAGCTACCTGACGGGTTGGATGCGTTCGCGCACTACCCGGCGATCGAGGACGACGGCTTCCGGATGCTCAACGAAGGGGAGCGCGTCGAGTTCGACTTCGAGCAGAAGCGGCAGGACAGCTT
This genomic window from Mycobacteroides chelonae contains:
- a CDS encoding DUF4333 domain-containing protein, translating into MQYRPASVALILTLLVVPGCSVKSTWHAGTATSETPPTSSVRQIPKEQAGKIAAQRLEAQFGGKVESVVCEGPLDATVGATQRCVMSEGGQKAVLTLTVTKIEGDKVDFRIKVDDHPLPE
- a CDS encoding cold-shock protein, which translates into the protein MAQGIVKFFKSERSWAAITSLELPDGLDAFAHYPAIEDDGFRMLNEGERVEFDFEQKRQDSFRYVATCVRRL
- a CDS encoding DUF2628 domain-containing protein encodes the protein MTDDRSDLSAYWRLKFDFYDRYGTRFTPQAVAAAKARPFAVRMRSYFNLPALFFGPIYFVVKGMWRKAITVMLFGLLLGGAVYLAFPGLGFGGFSTNGVVYMILAGPAYYRHRVVGSRSWNPFDGIGWRFNREMREDWTLRRK
- a CDS encoding HNH endonuclease; translation: MSGCPNLIRFTRYCPEHTQAWSGPRTASSRVTSQRRWRELVPKILDRDRYLCRIQYEGICTGRATVVDKEQPASRLPDLAFDWDNLRAACELCNDHKARTEDRG